One Bosea sp. 124 genomic window, CCATGTCGCGCTCGCACTTGGCCTGGCGGCTTGCCAGAAAGGCTTCTCCGTCACGTTCACGACGGCGGCTTCTCTGGTCAACCAGTTGCTGGAGGCCCGCGACGAGCGCCGCCTGCTCAAGCTTCAGCGCGATCTGCAGGCGGTCAAGCTGCTCATCGTCGACGAACTTGGCTACGTGCCGTTGTCGCCGACCGGAGCCGAGCTCTTGTTCGAGACCTTCTCGCAACGCTACGAGCGCGGCTCGACCATCGTCACCTCGAACCTGCCCTTCGAGGACTGGACCTCGGTCCTGGGATCGGAGCGTCTCACCGGCGCACTGCTCGACCGGCTCACCCACCACGTCAGCATCCTGGCCATGAACGGCGACAGCTACCGGCTCAAACAATCCGCCGGCCGACGCCGCGCTATCGCCGCGGCGGAGCAAAACCAGGCCACCGTCGAGCACATCGATCCAAACACCGGCGAGATCACCGAAAGCTGATCAGAAACGAACGCGACGATAAGCCAAGGGCCCCGATCGGGGCCCTTGGCTTATCGTCCTCCGGCGCCATCGCTGGCCTGGTTTTGCTCCGCCACGCTGGCCTGGAAACCGACCGCCGTTGACAAGGCGCGTCCTGAGATCCGCGCGGTGTTCTCGGATATCGAGATGCCCGAATCGATGGACGGCCTGAAGTTGATCCATGCCGTCCGCAAGCGTTGGCCACCGGCGGTCCTGATCTTGGCGTCGGGACGCGTTACGCCGTTGGTCACAGACATGCCGGAGATGACGGTCTTCCTCGGAAAGCCGTATGCTGAACGGGATCTGCTGAAGGTTCTTGAAGAAATCGACTAGACAGGGCCTTCGTCACGGCGGCAACAATCTTGACGCTAGTCGCCGGCTTGCCAAGCTAGGTGCCCTTTAGGAACACGGGGGTCGATCGCGCTCTCGGTCGGCTCGCTTCCGGAAAAACCACGAACGGGCTGCCCATGTCGTGGAGACGCTGCGCGACGAGTTCGCACGACCCGTCCTGGAGGTCGACGTCAAGAAGCGCTACGTCCCCCTGGTTTGCCTTCAGCCATTCCATGGCACTGGCGCAGGTTGCTAATGTGCCCGCCAACTCGAACCCAGCATCGGTCAGGATGCCTTCGACGTCCAATGCGATGATCGGCTCGTCTTCGACGATGAGCACCCTCGACCGGGGCTGCATCGATTGCATGTGCTGGGGTTCTAAAATCACTTGTCGCAGTTTGGACCGCCTAATGCCTGCACGGTAGCCCTGTTTCGTCAGCCGAGTCGATCCCCGTGACGTCCACGCCGATGTGGCGACATGCCTCTAACACCTTGGCCAGCACTTCAAATAGCTACCGCGACTTCACTAGCCCTCCGATTGGCTGCGGCAGTACATCCGTGGCGACGCGATCCAATGGAGAGCAGGCAGGCGCCCGGCCTTGGGAGGAATTTGGGCGCCGCCGTGAGAACGAGGTGTTGGCGTGTTTAGCTCGGTCGCTCAACGCGCAAACACGTCGATCTCTTCGTCGCGATGACGGCCGCCCAAGATGGCCGCGAGATAGGCCGCGGCAGCGCCGACGAGCAGTACGGCCGCCGTCATGAATGCAACGATGACGCCCGTCTTCCGTGCTTTCTCGGCCGCCTGCTTGGCTGTCTCCTTCGCCTGATTCAGCCGAGCATAGGCATCGTCGATCCGCTTCTCTGCTTCGGCCTGCGGGATGTTCATACGCACCGCCATGCGTGATGCGATGTATCCGCGATCCGCCCCATCGAGACTGCCACTCGCCAGGCTGCGGACAAGAATACGGGAAGCTTCATCACGCTCGCCCTGTGTCACAGGCTCAGTGCCATTCGCACGCATAATGCTATCGACGGCTGACGCGAGCGGATCAGCCTGCTGGCTGATAAGAGCGCCAGCTCCGCCAGCCGCTGCGGCAGCACCAGTCGCCGCTGTCTTTGCCGCGCCAACAAGCGACGATGAAGTCAGGAAAGCAACAAGCAGCGCACCGACCGCCCAGACCACCAGCCCGTGGGCGCCGTCCCGGACGCCGCGCTCATGTGAGCTGGAATCTGCCAGTGGCTTGCGCATCCTGCCGGCGAGATAGCCGCCCGCGCCGCAGGCTGAGACTGTTATCCAGAGCGCCCACAACGCACCCGCGATGGCGAGCGCTACGAAGCTCGTGGATCGCGCGGCGTCAGCGGAAACCAGCGACAGGCCAATGGCTGAACCGAAGGCCGCCATCAGGGTCGAGATAGCGGCGGAGAGAACCGCCCCCCCGAGGATAGGGCTCCACTCAAGATACGATCCAGAAGGTGCTTCGGAGCCGGGAGGGGTGACAACAACGACGTCGGTTGAACCGAGTGACATGGCGATACCCTTAGCGCAGACCGAGGAAAGACAGGATGGCCAGGACGACCACGACGAGACCGACGAGATAGATGATACTGTCCATGACAGCCCCCAATTGCAGGCGCGCCAATGCGCAGGTGCTGGCTTAACCACAGGGCTGGGTGAGATGTTCCGCGCATTCGTGCCACTGGACGAGCGGTAACGAGCCGGATCAATTGAAGGGTTCGGAACTGTTCGACCCGAACGATGGTGAGGCTCTGCCGAGGAGGTCACGTCATGCCGGAAACTGTCGCCAGCGATGAGGCGTTGGATCAGGAGAGTCTCGATACGAAAACGTCTCCCGGACGCTTTCGGCCTTTTGGCGGCTTTTTGAAGCTGATCGTGGCGGTGGACTCATCGCGCTCGCCTCTCAGCCGGTTTCGGGCAGGCGCGACCCTACTTGCCCTGCTGGCCGCATTTGCAGGCGCCGGATATTTCCTACCGGCCTACTTCTCGCAGTATTTCTGAAGCCTTCCTGCTAGACCGGCATATGCCTGATTTGATGGGCATGGCGACCGGCCATTATCGAACGATGGCTTGTTCAGGCAGCGGCTGACCATCCCGCCTGCTGATCGAGTTGAAGGAAGCTATATCGGTATGAAATCGCAAGCGAGTCATGCGCTGGTGGGGCTGTTCACGCTGGCGATTGTGGCTGGGTTGTTCGGGTTCGTTTACTGGTTCAACACCGGCAGCGCCGACAAAATGACGGACGTCCGCCTCATCTTTAACGATAAGGTCTCGGGCCTGGCGCGCGGTACGAGCGTGCTGTTCAACGGGCTGCGCGTTGGTGAGGTGACCCATATTGGCCTGCAGCCCGACGACCCGCGCCAGATCTATGCTGTCATCAGGGTTGATCGGTCGGCGCCCTTGCGTGTCGATACCCGTGCGCGAGTTGAGGCGCAGGGACTCGCGGGCGTCGCCGCCGTCCAGCTGCTCGGTGGCGATCCGAATTCTCCGGTCTTGACCAAGCTGGAGGGGCAACCCCTTCCGACCATTCTTGCCGAGCCGTCCGAAAGCATCTTTGAAACCGT contains:
- the istB gene encoding IS21-like element helper ATPase IstB, which gives rise to MPAGTTSGTPQVLLAHHLKQLKLPTVLREYDKVARECARDGVDHPRYLLRLIELELIDRERRTVERRIRAARFPAVKSFDTFDFAAIPDLNKMLVLELARCGYLLRRENIIALGNSGTGKTHVALALGLAACQKGFSVTFTTAASLVNQLLEARDERRLLKLQRDLQAVKLLIVDELGYVPLSPTGAELLFETFSQRYERGSTIVTSNLPFEDWTSVLGSERLTGALLDRLTHHVSILAMNGDSYRLKQSAGRRRAIAAAEQNQATVEHIDPNTGEITES
- a CDS encoding response regulator, which codes for MAYRPPAPSLAWFCSATLAWKPTAVDKARPEIRAVFSDIEMPESMDGLKLIHAVRKRWPPAVLILASGRVTPLVTDMPEMTVFLGKPYAERDLLKVLEEID
- a CDS encoding response regulator; the protein is MQSMQPRSRVLIVEDEPIIALDVEGILTDAGFELAGTLATCASAMEWLKANQGDVALLDVDLQDGSCELVAQRLHDMGSPFVVFPEASRPRARSTPVFLKGT